The following nucleotide sequence is from Kineobactrum salinum.
CTAGCTATGTGCGATGCGCTCCTAGTTACAATTGGTATTACGTGGCATCACAAGCCGGTGGATGCCCGAAGGAACCGTTGAGAATACTACTACCACATGTGCGAAGAACCGCCTCCTTTGCCCAGTTGCCAGCCCGGATCGCTCGATTTACATTGTCAAGTTCCGTGCTCCGCAAACGTATTTCACACCGGCGGATACGTGGGCTATGGCGACACCTGCCTGGCGATGATCTGCTCGATGATCCCGCGTTAGAGGGATTTGACAGTTTCGCGTGTATCACTGATGGCGACCCTCATGTGTGTGACCCGGTGCATCGCAGCACCATCTGCCGGAAAATACAGGTGCAATTAAGGTTGATGGTTCTGATAATGAAACGTGTGAAACGTGCAATATAGAAGAATACGGCACGTCTGAGGGGCAGACTGACAGTCTGGGGAATCCTACCGGCGTGACTCATCAGGGCGGCGGTGGTTCTAGTGGCGGCGGTGGTGGCGGCGAACCTGAAATATTAGTGCCGATCGCGCCACCGAGCGATTGCATAAACTCATTTTTGGCCGGTGTTCAAACTGGCGATTGTAATAACATGATCGATATACCGTATGAGGATTTGTCGGGACTCGATCATCGTTGTGATGATGGCTTGCCTTATCCTTGCTCCGCTGAGGATTTTGAAAATACCAATTTAATCGAGGCATGCCGCTTAAATCCAACAATGCCCCAGTGTGAAACGACTGACGTTTATGATCTTTGCGCGCATGGTGGTGTGCCAATGCCGGTTATTGGATGCGATTATAATTTACCAATGGACCCGCCGAGTGTATCCCACCACAGGTGACTGACCCCGATGGATATTGTGTCACTCCTGCAAGCGATCCAGTCGTTACACCGACGCCGGAAGCGGTAGAAGAAATCGTAAATCCGCCCGGTGGACAGCCTTCGACACAGCCGCCACCGGTGCAGCAAACGGAGACGACGACGACCGAGACATCGCAGACAACAACGACCGATGGCAGCGGGAATACGACAACAACGACAACAACTGTCATCACGACTACTACAGAAGAAACGACCGACGGCGGGGCAGGGGAGTGCGATCCTACAGCGTCGGATTATCAGGATTGCATTGGCGGCAGTACAACTTACGATGATGCTGCGCCTACTGATCTAGACTCTGTTGCGACTGGTTATTATGACAGCCTTTCCGCAGTGCCGTTGGTTGCTGCTGTGAGCGGCGTTAGCTCGGTATTTTCAGGCTCAGGCAATTGCCCGACACCCAGCTTTTCGGCGTTCGGCCAGACTCACGTTATCGATATGCACTGCATCGTTTTCGATGAAATCGAGGGTCCGTTGTCTGCAATTATGCTGGTCTTTTTCGCCATCATTGGTATACGTCACGTAGTGAGTGCTGATATGGATTGTAAATATACAGATATCGCCTGCCACTGGGATGGTGCAAAGGAAACTCTCAAGGGATGGGGCGCTGAATTTCTACAGTGGCTGCTCGATATCCTTATCACTGTGCTGTCCTATATCCCGGTCCCAGACTGGATGGAAAATGTCGGCAGCATGAACCTGCCGAGTGGCGTTCTCTGGTTTGCAAGCGCGTTTGAGCTGCAAGCGGGTGCTGCCATCATGGTCAGCGCTTGGACGCTGCGCTTCATCATTCGTCGTATTCCCGTTGTTGGATAATGGCGATTACTGCTTACAGCGGCCTCCCAGGCTCTGGCAATCTTATTCCGTAGTTGAGCATGTCATTCTGCCCGCGCTGCGCGCTGGCAATATCGTGTGGACCAACATCCCGATGGATCCCGATCTAATGGATAGCGAGTTTGGCGGGCTCCTGAAGCAATTCAAAATTTCCGAGATCGAGGAAAATCAAAACTGGTTTCAGGAAACCTTCACTCCGGGGCTACTATCGTGATCGATGAAGCGTGGCGACTCTGGCCCGCGGGGACTCGCGCTAACGCAATGCTGGAACAGCACAAGTCGTTCCTTGCTGAACATCGGCATATGGTCTCGGAAGACGGTCGCAGTACTGAAGTTGTCATAGTGACTCAGGATTTGTCACAGCTCGCGAGTTATCCCCGTTCCCTTGTTGCTCTACGTATCGCACTACAAAAATGGATATCATCGGCGCGAGCAAGAGTTTCCGCGTCGATGTGTATGAAGGCGCTGTGACCGGCAACAAGCCACCTGTCAAGCAACGAGTGCGCCAGATTCCCGGCAATACAAAGCTGACATTTACAAATACTATAAATCTCAGACCCTGAGTGAGTCAGCGAATCACGGCGATGAATCCCGCACTGATGACCGGATCAACATTTTAAAATCCAAGTGGCTCCGGGTTGGATTCCCTTTCCTGATCGTGTTTTGCCTCTATATCGTTTATAAGGGCATGTCCGCCCTGGGCAGCTTCTACGGTTCTAGTGACGACATGGCGTCCACTCAGCAGCCGATGCAGCAGCAGGGCGATGCACCGACCAGGGCACGCAGCGAGTCCGCCATTGGTTCGACGGCATGAGTATCTCTATCAGCTTCAACATGGGCACCATCCCGCAATATCGTTTACCGGCTCGCGTTTGCCGGTCCCGCTGGCAGCGTCACGATGGGCACCAATGAGCTGTACCGGCTCGGGTACAGCATCGAGCTATTGATGCCTGTCTCGTCCGGCTGGTCGGCCACGGTGACTCTCGCTTGGTAATGTGTCCTGGTCCCGACACCGGCAAACGAGATAGCATTTTCGATATCTGATTTTTTGAGCGTAGCGAAAAAAACAGATATTGAATGTGCGCATAATTTCCGGCTCGGATTATGGTCATTAGCGAGCCGGGAAAATGGTTTTCCTCCCCGGCTCGCTATTTATCCATAGTCCGGATTATGCGCATATTTCCTTCGCTTATTCCCAATCGATATAGTTTAATACACACATAACTATTGTCTCTATCTGTTATGTGTGTATAATACTAATTATAGACAAACGGGAGAGTAAAAATGCAAGCGATAAAGCCTGAAATAGCATCACCGTCACACGTTACATGCAGTCACTCTTGGCACAGTGGACATTGTTGGACTCTGCTGGCAGAGCTGTGAGGGCGATGATGGTATGCCAAGCGTGAAGAGCGGCATGAATTAGCAGATCGCATAGTGTATCTGCTGAGGGAACGATCAATGACAGCGCCAATTGATCCTAAACGCCCTCCACACCGCCTAGGGAGCTTGAGGCGGAAAGCGGGTCAATGTCTACCTGGATGCCGAAACGCTCTCACGCGCCCATACGCTTGGCGATGGCAACATTTCCGAGGTATCCGTCGAGCCCTGGCGACAACCCACCCTCCTGACCTGTTCAGCCCGCTTTCATCCCTCTGGATCCAATTCAGGGGAAGGGAGTGCTAACGCTTTGTTGCCATGCGGGCGGCAGTGCGGTTTGAAGGCCAGAGGTAGTAATACTGGCCTTTTGTCTCATTTCTGAGACTCCATCACCTTCCCCGTGCGCTTGAATTCTCTGATTTCATCCTCAGTTACTGTCTTTAATCCTTTTAAAATCAATAACTTAAGTATTTCCGTGTCCTTGAATCCGAGCGGGTTTTAGTCACTGCCTCTACGGTCTTTTTTCCACCTCCCTCCAACCCTCTCATCGATGTGTTTTGTCGGCATTTCCTGATTCTCCGGCGTTACTGATCTTCTATTTACGTCTTTGAATCTAAGAAACTTGACAACTAAGAATTTATATTCTAATAATTCAGCCTATTAATAAATTCTGAGATTCTCAGAAATGATTGATTGGCTTGACTTGTTATCCCTTGCCTCCACGACCCATACCAGCCGGACGGGTCATGTCATTTTGCCAGCGGAGAACTTGAATATGACGTGCCGAAGCGGATGCAGGCCACCGGTACTTACGAGCGAAAATGTGGTCCGGAGCCAGGGCGGAGACGGGGAGGGAAGAACTGAACTTTATATTTCCGGCAACCCCGCCAAATTTTTACAGGGGCACAACGTCTTTGGCTGCGAGCTGGTCTGCGATCTGGCGGCGGGCGTTGTTCGCAAGATCCTCGACACCGTTGGTATTTCATCTGATTTACGGTGGCCCAAGCTTCAAGGGTAATTTTCCGTCAAGCGGATTGATATCACTCGGTCATTTTCTTTGCCAGTCGGAACGAAGTGAAAGCGGTGTTATCGAGTCTGGCAATTAAATCCCGGTCGCGGATGGGGAGGGCGCAGACTCTGGCGGGACGGTGTATCACGGTAAGCAATCGCGTCGTCACACCCTGAAATTTTATTGCAAAGCGGAAGAATTGGAAGCGGGTGAAAAACACAAGCTGCCTGCTGAGTTGGAAAAAACCCTATTAAAGAGTTCGCGGAAACATTGCTGCGGGCTGAATTAACGCTGCGATCAAAAGAGCTGATCGAGTTGGAAAAAACCGAGGGAAAACACTTTACCCGAAGGTGTTGGATGCCTCTACTTTGATTATTTCGGGAGGATTGAAATGGCTGCACAAGCTTACATACTAGTGAAGAAATCAAGCTGCTTTCGGCTCGATCCGCGACAGCTATTTGCTCTGGAAGGAGGGCGTTGATGTACGCCCGATGATGAGCAAACCAACATTTTATCGGCACCGTTCCGAGTTGCTGCCTTTGGGCATCGATATCGCACTCCCGAATGAACAGGTTGAGTGCGAGATCATCCCTCTTTTTCGCAAGTCACCGGCAGACCAGTCGGTATTCCGGATGGGCTATCAAAGGGTCTGGTCTATCAATCGAGAGTAGGGGTTAATCCATGTTGGTACAAGCCAAAATTATCGACGTTGATTTGCGCGTCCATAAAGACAACAGGTTGCTGATGTGACCTTAAAATTTCCGAGCCGAACGAGGCCATAGTTACCACCTCTGGAATAACAGCGTTTCGCGTGGTGACCATAAGATTTTTTCGGAGTTCGCTGGTCAAGACGTTTTGCTTGCGATTCGCCCCAAATATTTAACGGCAACTTGAAGTATTCATCATACGATGGTTGCCCGGTGCCTGTCAAGCTCCAGGGTCAAGTAATGCCTTTAGTGCTTATCGATGAGCCATGCCCCTGTTGCTCTAGCAGGGCTCGCAGTGTGCGCAATGCTTTTATGAAGCGTTAATGCCGCATTTCTTAAAGTCATTTCCTGAACCTCCTTTTCTCAAAGTGACGGATATCGATTATCTGCCTTTGCCTACTTTTGGAACAGGAACTCATTATGTCGCTCACCTCATTTGTTCCGGCGATATCACTACCGACGAGGGTGTGGCTTTTTGCAGTACAGGGTGGCAGACGGCACAGCACGTCGCACCATTTGACATCTCGCAGTTAGACCCCGTTCTAATTGCGACGTGTGTGGGGTCCGGCTTCTTCATCATGCTTCCGTTTGGGCTGCATGTTTGGGCGGTTGGTTCTGATAATGAAACGTGTGAAACGTGCAATATAGAAGAAACGGCAGTCTGAGGGCAGACTGACAGTCTGGGAATCCTACCGCGTGACTCATCAGGGCGGCGGTTTCTAGTGGCGGCGTGGTGGCGGCAACCTGAAATATTAGTGCCGATCCGCCACCGACGATTGCATAAACTCATTTTGCGGTGTTCAAACTGGCGATTGTTAATAACATGATCGATATACCGTATGAGGATTTTCGGACTCGATCATCGTGTGATGATGGCTTGCCTTATCCTTGCTCCGCTGAGGATTTTGAAAATACCAATTTAATCGAGGCATGCCGCTTAAATCCAACAATGCCCCAGTGTGAAACGACTGACGTTTATGATCTTTGCGCGCATGGTGGTGTGCCAATGCCGGTTATTGGATGCGATATAATTACCAATGGACCCGCCCGAGTGTATCCCACCACAGGTGACTGACCCGATAGGATATTGTGTCACTCCTGCAAGCGATCCAGTCGTTACACCGACGCCGGAAGCGGTAGAAGAAATCGTAAATCCGCCCGGTGGACAGCCTTCGACACAGCCGCCACCGGTGCAGCAAACGGAACGACGACGACCGAGACATCGCAGACAACAACGACCGATGGCAGCGGGAATACGACAACAACGACAACAACTGTCATCACGACTACTACAGAAGAAACGACCGACGCGGGGCAGGGAGTGCGATCCTACAGCGTCGGATTATCAGGATTGCATTGGCGGCAGTACAACTTACGATGATGCTGCGCCTACTGATCTAGACTCTGTTGCGACTGTTATTATGACAGCCTTTCCCATGCCGTTGGTTGCTGCTGTGAGCGGCGTTAGCTCGGTATTTTCAGGCTCAGGCAATTGCCCGACACCCAGCTTTTCGGCGTTCGCCAGACTCACGTTATCATATGCACTGCATCGTTTCGATGAAATCGAGGTCCGTTGTCTGCAATTATGCTGGTCTTTTCCCATCATTGGTATACGTCACGTATGAGTGCCTGATATGGATTGTAAATATACAGATATCGCCTG
It contains:
- a CDS encoding phage/plasmid replication domain-containing protein, whose translation is MPVADGEGADSGGTVYHGKQSRRHTLKFYCKAEELEAGEKHKLPAELEKTLLKSSRKHCCGLN
- a CDS encoding phage/plasmid replication domain-containing protein → MLWKEGVDVRPMMSKPTFYRHRSELLPLGIDIALPNEQVECEIIPLFRKSPADQSVFRMGYQRVWSINRE
- a CDS encoding phage/plasmid replication protein, II/X family, whose protein sequence is MIDWLDLLSLASTTHTSRTGHVILPAENLNMTCRSGCRPPVLTSENVVRSQGGDGEGRTELYISGNPAKFLQGHNVFGCELVCDLAAGVVRKILDTVGISSDLRWPKLQG
- a CDS encoding zonular occludens toxin domain-containing protein, with amino-acid sequence MVSGNLHSGATIVIDEAWRLWPAGTRANAMLEQHKSFLAEHRHMVSEDGRSTEVVIVTQDLSQLASYPRSLVALRIALQKWISSARARVSASMCMKAL